The Geomonas ferrireducens genome includes a window with the following:
- a CDS encoding HAD family hydrolase, whose translation MEKTRDCNDMLRSRHWIFDLDGTLTVAIHDFTHIRSVLGVPEGSDILGHLDALPEGEAARARAILQAIEEELAGRTEPAEGALELVELLHGRGTRMGILTRNTRENALATLNRIGLLPYIAAEDVLGRDDALAKPDPDGIYKLACRWGVSPAALVMVGDYAFDLLTGRAAGAGTIHVDPARTFRWPELTDLAVGSLAELALALR comes from the coding sequence ATGGAAAAAACGCGTGATTGCAACGACATGCTGCGCAGCAGGCACTGGATCTTCGATCTCGACGGCACCCTCACCGTCGCCATCCACGATTTCACCCACATAAGGAGCGTGCTCGGGGTCCCGGAGGGGAGCGACATACTGGGGCATCTGGACGCCCTTCCCGAAGGGGAGGCGGCGCGGGCCCGGGCCATCCTGCAGGCGATAGAGGAAGAACTGGCGGGGCGGACCGAGCCGGCCGAGGGGGCGCTGGAGCTTGTCGAGCTCCTGCACGGCCGCGGCACCCGGATGGGGATACTTACCAGGAACACCAGGGAAAACGCGCTCGCCACGCTTAACCGCATCGGCCTTCTGCCCTACATAGCGGCGGAGGACGTCCTTGGCAGGGACGACGCCCTGGCGAAGCCGGACCCTGATGGCATCTATAAACTAGCGTGCCGCTGGGGGGTATCCCCAGCGGCACTGGTAATGGTAGGCGATTACGCCTTCGATCTTCTCACCGGCCGCGCTGCCGGGGCCGGCACCATCCATGTCGATCCCGCGCGCACCTTCCGCTGGCCCGAGCTCACCGACCTCGCGGTGGGGAGCCTCGCGGAGCTCGCGCTCGCGCTGCGTTAG